A region of the Thermus sp. LT1-2-5 genome:
CAGGCGGAGGCCCTGAGCCCAGCGGAGATCCTCATCCTGGGTTCGGAAGCGCTCCACCGGGCCTTCGCCTGGCGCAAGGACCTGAAGGTGCGCCTCGTTCCCCCCTTGCCCGAAGCCCGCCGGAAAAGCCCGAAGGCCAGGCGGCAGAACCGCCTGGAGCGGCTTCTTTCCCACTTCCGCGAGGCGCAACCCCGGGTCTTGTCCCTGCCCGCCCCCCCGGAGCCAGAAAAGCTTTACGGCCTCATGGACGCCGAGGGCTTTTTCTTGGGTTACGGGCGGCTTTTGGCCTCTGCCCAAGGCGAGGGCCTCTTCCTCACCCCCGTCCAGGGCGAGGTGGCCCAGGTGGTGCCCACCCGCTTAAGCCTTTCCCTTAGCGCGCTACCAGGTTGAGGATCTTCCCCGGCACGTAGATTTCCTTCACCACCTCCTTGCCCTCCAGGTGGGCCTGGACGTTGGGCACCTTCTTGGCCTCCGCCAAGGCCACCTCCAAGGGCGCGTCCTTGGGAATCCGGATGGTACCCCGCACCCTGCCGTTCACCTGCACCGCCACCTCCACCACGTCCTTCTCCAGGGCGCTTTCGTCCAGCTCGGGCCAGCCCGCCTCGAAGAGGCTATCGGGCCAGAACTGGTGCCAAAGCTCCTCGGCGATATGGGGGGCGAAGGGGAAAAGCATCTGCAGGTAGTAGCGGAGGGCGGTGCGGTACACCGGGGTCACGGGCCGCTTGCGGCGGTACTCGTAAAGGGCGTTCAGGAGCTCCATGAGGGCGGCGATGGCGGTGTTGAAGCGGAGGGCCTCGAGGTCCTGCGTCACCTTCTTTAGGGTTTCATGGAGCTTCCCGTAAAGCGCCCGGTCCTCCCCCTCCAGGTCCTCCTTCCGGAACTGCCCCGTGGTGGCCAAAAGGGCCTCCTTGTCCTCCATCACCCGCCGCCACACCCGGTTC
Encoded here:
- a CDS encoding Clp1/GlmU family protein, whose translation is MLLLLGPTDVGKTTLALRLLERLEEAYLLDLDPGQGALPGTFTLFRYQEGTLTPVRRYLLGATSPAGVTARAVVGALRLARLIPRGSPAVADTDGLLDPEFRLLQAEALSPAEILILGSEALHRAFAWRKDLKVRLVPPLPEARRKSPKARRQNRLERLLSHFREAQPRVLSLPAPPEPEKLYGLMDAEGFFLGYGRLLASAQGEGLFLTPVQGEVAQVVPTRLSLSLSALPG